In one Chitinophaga sancti genomic region, the following are encoded:
- a CDS encoding glycoside hydrolase family 16 protein has protein sequence MLAKYLPFLLLIFTSCSGKGKTDTTSTGPVIPRTPIDSGWTFETTPVWADEFDYTGAPDVSKWGYDLGGSGWGNNELEYYTNSTDNASVANGVLSITARKETKENRNYTSARMVTTNKGDWLYGRFEIKAKLPVGKGTWPAIWMLSTDWAYGDWPKSGEIDIMEHVGYDPGNVHISAHTEAYYFKINTQKTTTRRVDNVSSEFHLYRLDWTPYALRGYIDDILVFQFVNEAKGYTVWPFDKRFHLLLNLAVGGDWGGAQGVDDTIFPTAMEVDYVRVYKMKNK, from the coding sequence ATGCTCGCAAAATATCTCCCTTTTCTCCTGCTCATCTTCACCTCCTGTTCCGGCAAAGGCAAAACCGACACCACCTCTACAGGCCCTGTTATACCAAGAACACCCATCGATAGCGGTTGGACTTTCGAAACCACCCCTGTCTGGGCAGATGAATTTGACTATACAGGTGCCCCCGATGTTTCTAAATGGGGCTATGACCTGGGAGGCAGCGGCTGGGGAAATAATGAACTGGAATATTATACCAATAGCACCGACAATGCCAGCGTGGCAAACGGTGTACTGAGCATCACCGCCAGGAAAGAAACCAAAGAAAACAGGAACTACACCTCCGCCAGGATGGTCACCACCAACAAAGGTGACTGGCTCTACGGCCGCTTTGAAATCAAAGCAAAACTTCCTGTCGGCAAAGGCACCTGGCCTGCTATCTGGATGTTATCTACAGACTGGGCATATGGCGACTGGCCTAAATCCGGCGAGATCGACATCATGGAGCATGTAGGCTATGACCCTGGCAATGTGCACATCAGCGCTCACACAGAAGCTTATTATTTCAAAATAAATACGCAGAAAACAACTACGAGAAGAGTTGATAATGTCAGCTCCGAATTCCATCTTTACAGGCTGGACTGGACTCCTTATGCCCTCAGAGGGTATATCGACGATATCCTGGTATTCCAGTTTGTAAACGAAGCAAAGGGCTACACGGTATGGCCATTTGACAAACGCTTCCACCTTCTCCTCAACCTCGCCGTAGGTGGTGACTGGGGCGGTGCACAAGGCGTAGATGACACCATCTTCCCTACAGCTATGGAAGTCGATTATGTGCGGGTATATAAAATGAAAAACAAATGA
- a CDS encoding glycoside hydrolase family 30 protein, with the protein MKRAILAGLLLASYAGYAKGPVTGDSLSRKTVTVYTTAAKTTLRIAATDKLSFSPSKQPYETEVCIFVDPAKSFQTMTGIGGALTDAAAEVFAKLPKEKQAELLKAYFDPVNGIGYTLARTNIHSCDFSSESYTYIEEGDSALKTFSVKHDMTYRVPFIKAAIAAAGGKLTLFASPWSPPAFMKDNGSMLQGGKLLPRYYQAWANYYVKFIRTYESLGIPVWGLSVQNEPMAKQTWESCNFTAEEERDFIKRYLGPTLQRAGLSTKKLIAWDHNRDQIYQRASTILEDPAAAKYVWGIGYHWYETWTGSSMEFDNVRKVKEAFPDKNLIFTEGCVESFKLDKVNDWALGERYGTSILNDFNSGTVAWTDWNILLDEKGGPNHLGNLCFAPVHADSKTGELIYTNSYYYLGHFSKFIRPGAKRIIASSNRTDLQTTAFVNKDGKIVVVVLNTSDKELSYKLWIKGNAADVKSLPHSIETLVVN; encoded by the coding sequence ATGAAAAGAGCAATTTTGGCAGGGCTGTTGCTGGCATCTTACGCTGGTTATGCAAAAGGGCCTGTTACGGGAGATAGCCTTTCCCGCAAAACAGTGACCGTTTACACGACTGCCGCGAAGACAACTTTAAGAATAGCAGCAACGGATAAGTTATCATTTTCTCCTTCAAAACAACCATATGAAACAGAAGTCTGCATCTTTGTAGACCCTGCAAAATCCTTCCAGACCATGACTGGTATTGGTGGCGCACTCACAGATGCTGCTGCAGAAGTGTTTGCAAAACTCCCGAAGGAAAAGCAGGCAGAGTTATTAAAAGCTTATTTTGATCCTGTAAATGGTATCGGCTATACACTGGCCCGTACTAATATTCATAGCTGTGATTTTTCCAGCGAAAGCTATACCTACATTGAAGAAGGTGATAGTGCGTTAAAGACATTCAGCGTAAAGCATGATATGACTTATCGCGTTCCTTTCATCAAAGCCGCTATCGCAGCTGCCGGTGGTAAGCTTACACTGTTTGCAAGTCCATGGAGCCCTCCGGCATTTATGAAAGATAATGGTAGCATGCTACAGGGCGGTAAACTCCTGCCCCGTTACTACCAGGCATGGGCAAACTATTATGTTAAGTTCATCAGGACATATGAATCTCTCGGTATTCCTGTATGGGGGCTGAGCGTGCAGAATGAACCAATGGCAAAACAGACCTGGGAGTCCTGCAACTTTACTGCTGAAGAAGAAAGGGATTTCATCAAGCGTTATTTAGGCCCCACCTTACAGCGTGCGGGTTTAAGTACAAAGAAACTCATTGCATGGGATCATAACCGTGACCAGATCTATCAACGTGCCAGCACAATCCTCGAAGACCCTGCTGCTGCAAAGTATGTATGGGGTATTGGCTATCACTGGTATGAAACATGGACCGGTAGCAGCATGGAGTTTGATAACGTTCGTAAAGTAAAAGAAGCTTTTCCTGATAAGAACCTCATCTTCACAGAAGGTTGTGTTGAGTCTTTTAAGCTGGATAAGGTAAATGACTGGGCACTGGGAGAACGTTATGGTACATCCATATTGAATGATTTCAATAGTGGTACAGTTGCCTGGACTGACTGGAATATCCTGCTGGATGAGAAAGGCGGTCCTAACCACCTGGGTAACCTCTGTTTTGCCCCTGTGCATGCAGATTCTAAAACGGGTGAACTGATCTATACAAATTCTTATTATTATTTAGGACATTTCTCTAAATTTATTCGTCCTGGTGCAAAGCGTATCATCGCTTCTTCTAACAGAACTGACCTGCAGACAACCGCCTTTGTAAATAAAGATGGTAAGATAGTGGTAGTAGTGTTGAACACCAGTGATAAAGAGCTGAGTTATAAGCTATGGATCAAAGGGAATGCTGCAGATGTAAAGAGCTTACCGCACTCTATTGAAACGTTAGTCGTTAACTAA
- a CDS encoding RagB/SusD family nutrient uptake outer membrane protein, translated as MKKKYIPHILTFAIGLQLMSGCSRDFLEVQPKGSNLEANYYRNQTEAFNGLIACYDVVGWQGGGYVTKVGAMNAGSDDHIAGGGGANDVTAFQVFSNYTITPDQGPQDELWKKGFSGIFRANVLLEKLPGVPMDAATKARYTAEAKYLRAFFYFDLVRMFKNVPLFTKPVSTSEMYDVLQASPEEVYKQIEKDLQDAIAEVNLPDQVPAKDEGGRATKGAVHGLLGKVYLYEKNYAAAAAELAEVNGTVPGATNTKYGYKLLANFGDLWKSDNASKFNSESIFEVAFNANSGGSWDCISCTEGNLLNIMIGPRNYKPLKAGAPDYVSGWSFLVVTKDLFDAIHYDPRYKYTVANLDSLQANGIASYESGYNNTGYFLQKFIGFNYNKSLGGGNSELNYPQDMYEMRLADTYLMEAEALVKAGQGGGAGTRAYQLLNAVRARVGLTAVEATDDNIFNERRLELAGEGHRWFDLVRTGRAPSVLGKRGFIAGKNEILPIPLLELENTKMQQSKEWGGTK; from the coding sequence ATGAAGAAAAAATACATTCCGCATATATTGACATTCGCTATAGGCCTGCAACTGATGAGTGGCTGTAGCAGAGATTTCCTTGAAGTACAACCCAAAGGAAGCAACCTTGAAGCTAACTATTATAGAAACCAGACAGAAGCCTTCAATGGCCTGATAGCTTGTTACGATGTAGTGGGCTGGCAAGGTGGAGGCTATGTTACCAAAGTGGGTGCCATGAACGCCGGATCTGATGACCACATCGCTGGTGGTGGTGGTGCCAATGACGTAACTGCCTTCCAGGTATTCTCCAACTATACCATCACACCTGATCAGGGGCCACAGGATGAACTCTGGAAGAAAGGATTCTCTGGTATCTTCCGTGCGAACGTACTGCTTGAAAAATTGCCGGGTGTACCTATGGACGCGGCAACCAAAGCCCGCTATACTGCAGAAGCAAAATACCTGCGTGCATTTTTTTACTTCGACCTTGTACGTATGTTTAAAAATGTACCACTCTTCACCAAACCTGTTTCCACCAGCGAAATGTATGATGTGTTACAGGCCTCACCTGAAGAAGTATACAAACAAATTGAAAAAGATCTGCAGGACGCGATTGCAGAAGTGAACCTGCCTGACCAGGTACCTGCTAAAGATGAAGGTGGCCGTGCTACCAAAGGTGCTGTGCATGGATTGCTGGGTAAAGTATATCTCTACGAGAAAAACTATGCCGCTGCTGCTGCTGAACTGGCAGAAGTAAACGGTACCGTACCTGGTGCTACCAACACAAAATATGGTTATAAACTGCTGGCTAACTTTGGCGACCTATGGAAATCAGATAACGCCAGTAAGTTTAATAGTGAGTCTATTTTCGAAGTAGCTTTTAATGCAAACTCAGGTGGTTCATGGGATTGTATCTCCTGTACGGAAGGTAATCTGCTGAACATCATGATCGGCCCAAGAAACTACAAGCCCCTTAAAGCAGGTGCACCTGATTATGTATCAGGCTGGAGTTTCCTGGTAGTGACCAAAGACCTCTTTGATGCAATTCACTATGATCCCCGCTATAAATATACCGTTGCTAACCTGGATAGCCTGCAGGCAAATGGTATTGCAAGCTATGAATCAGGATACAATAACACCGGCTATTTCCTGCAAAAGTTCATTGGCTTTAATTACAATAAATCTCTGGGTGGAGGTAATTCCGAGTTGAACTACCCACAGGATATGTACGAAATGCGCTTAGCAGATACCTACCTCATGGAAGCAGAAGCACTGGTGAAAGCTGGCCAGGGTGGTGGTGCCGGTACCCGTGCCTATCAGTTGCTGAATGCAGTACGTGCCCGTGTAGGCCTTACTGCTGTAGAAGCTACTGACGACAACATCTTCAATGAAAGAAGACTGGAGCTGGCTGGTGAAGGTCACCGCTGGTTCGACCTGGTACGTACTGGCAGAGCCCCATCAGTATTAGGTAAACGTGGCTTTATTGCTGGTAAGAATGAGATTTTACCAATTCCACTGTTAGAATTGGAAAATACCAAAATGCAACAGAGTAAAGAATGGGGAGGAACTAAATAA
- a CDS encoding glycoside hydrolase family 30 protein, whose protein sequence is MRLNHLFFSLFCCFASCKGGSNDTTTIITPPPAGDLPTDVTFWLTKADKTVLLTKQKVSLLFKDTVNVFPTIKVDEGSQYQSIDGFGYCLTDGSATLINKLPSATQDALLKELFGTDSTSIGVSYLRVSIGASDLSATPYTYDDIPAGQTDVNLDHFSIGQQQSDLMQVLKRIVAISPKIKILGSPWSAPVWMKDNGSFVGGSLKPEYYATYAQYFVKYIQAMKAEGIVIDAITPQNEPLHGGNNPSMVMQATEQATFIKTALGPAFKSAGITTKIICYDHNADRPDYPAAVLQDADAKQYVDGSAFHLYGGSISNLGQLHDAFPDKNVYFTEQWVGAPGDFASNLQWHITNLIIGATRNWSRNVLEWNLASDPSYNPHTDGGCSTCMGALTISSDVTRNVAYYIIAHAAKFVKPGSIRIATNVTSQLDNVAFKTPDGKRVLIVINNAGTTQSFNIQFNGKVVTPTLTNGAVGTYIW, encoded by the coding sequence ATGAGACTAAACCACTTATTCTTTTCCCTGTTCTGCTGCTTTGCCAGTTGTAAGGGAGGTAGCAATGATACGACTACAATCATCACTCCACCGCCTGCAGGCGATTTACCAACAGACGTTACTTTCTGGCTGACCAAAGCAGATAAAACTGTATTGCTCACAAAACAAAAGGTGAGCCTGCTTTTTAAAGATACTGTCAATGTATTCCCAACCATCAAAGTAGATGAGGGCTCCCAATACCAAAGCATAGATGGTTTTGGTTATTGCCTCACCGATGGTAGTGCTACATTGATTAATAAACTACCGTCTGCCACCCAGGATGCCCTGCTCAAAGAACTCTTTGGTACAGACAGTACATCCATTGGCGTTAGCTATCTCCGCGTAAGTATCGGTGCCTCCGATCTGAGTGCCACGCCTTATACCTACGATGATATCCCTGCCGGTCAGACTGACGTGAACCTGGACCATTTCAGTATCGGTCAGCAACAATCCGACCTGATGCAGGTGCTAAAAAGGATCGTGGCCATTTCACCGAAAATAAAGATCCTCGGCTCTCCCTGGTCCGCTCCTGTATGGATGAAAGACAATGGCAGCTTTGTAGGAGGTAGTCTCAAACCTGAATATTACGCTACCTACGCGCAGTACTTTGTAAAATATATCCAGGCGATGAAGGCAGAAGGTATTGTTATCGATGCCATCACGCCGCAAAATGAACCTTTACATGGAGGTAATAATCCAAGTATGGTGATGCAGGCAACAGAACAGGCCACCTTTATTAAAACAGCCTTAGGCCCTGCATTTAAATCAGCTGGTATTACAACGAAGATTATCTGCTACGATCATAATGCTGACAGACCAGATTACCCGGCTGCAGTCCTGCAGGATGCTGATGCTAAACAATATGTAGATGGTTCTGCCTTTCACCTGTATGGCGGCAGTATCAGTAACTTAGGCCAGCTTCACGACGCGTTCCCGGATAAAAACGTATACTTTACAGAACAATGGGTAGGCGCGCCTGGCGATTTTGCTTCTAACCTGCAATGGCATATCACCAATCTTATTATCGGTGCCACCCGCAACTGGAGCCGCAATGTGCTGGAATGGAATCTTGCCTCAGACCCTTCCTATAACCCACATACGGATGGCGGTTGCAGTACCTGTATGGGTGCACTCACCATCAGTTCAGACGTTACGAGGAATGTAGCTTATTATATTATAGCACACGCCGCTAAGTTCGTAAAGCCCGGTTCCATAAGGATTGCTACCAATGTTACCAGCCAGCTTGACAATGTGGCGTTCAAAACGCCTGATGGGAAAAGAGTATTAATTGTGATCAATAATGCCGGCACTACTCAATCATTTAACATCCAGTTCAACGGCAAAGTTGTTACGCCCACGCTGACAAACGGTGCCGTAGGTACGTATATCTGGTAA
- a CDS encoding RagB/SusD family nutrient uptake outer membrane protein, with amino-acid sequence MKPYYIIIAVLLLGATACTKNFEKYNTDNTGISTGQLKPDYNDVGIYLLQAERSIINFSGGGDPNSYQVQQNLNADIFSGYFMSPNPFNGGLNNSNYFMMTGWNGEAMKVGYLNIMSPISKLRANRTDTAYPAVWAVAQIIQIAGMSRVTDIYGPIPYSKAGASKSDIPYDSQEEIYKRFFLELDTATANLQNFINKGETLPFSFANFDMVYSGDFTKWLQFANSLRLRLALHIVKADEATAKAQAEKALNPANGGVITANSGNMAVRVGGSFTNPLVYIDRNWADTRIGADIACYLNGYNDPRISAYLGKSTDKTITSQYIGIRSGAVTGSNIKDDYIGYSALGSAFSLTTPIQIMTAAEVYFLQAEVALRGWANAGGSAQEMYNQGVTTSMNQWNVAIGNYLSDATSTPAAYVDPKFPANDKAAQSAITIKWDDAALFDVKMERLITQKWIAMFPEGQEAWTEHRRTGYPKLFPVAHNQSGGVVKDDEGVRRLPYPQQEYNTNATELKKGISLLGDADNAATRVWWDKK; translated from the coding sequence ATGAAACCTTACTATATTATCATTGCAGTACTGCTACTAGGTGCTACTGCCTGTACTAAGAACTTTGAGAAATACAATACGGATAATACGGGTATCTCTACTGGTCAGCTGAAACCTGATTACAATGACGTAGGTATTTACCTGTTGCAGGCTGAACGTTCTATCATCAACTTTTCTGGTGGTGGCGACCCTAACTCTTACCAGGTACAGCAGAACCTGAATGCGGATATCTTTTCAGGATACTTTATGTCTCCTAACCCATTCAATGGTGGTTTGAACAATTCCAACTATTTTATGATGACAGGATGGAACGGGGAAGCGATGAAAGTTGGGTACCTGAATATCATGTCTCCTATTTCCAAACTGCGTGCTAACCGTACTGATACCGCATATCCTGCTGTATGGGCGGTGGCACAGATTATTCAGATTGCAGGTATGAGCCGTGTGACGGACATTTATGGTCCTATTCCATACAGCAAGGCGGGTGCTTCAAAATCCGATATACCTTATGACAGCCAGGAAGAAATTTACAAACGCTTTTTCCTGGAACTGGACACAGCAACTGCCAACCTGCAGAACTTCATTAACAAAGGCGAGACATTACCTTTCTCTTTTGCCAACTTTGACATGGTGTACAGTGGTGACTTCACCAAATGGTTACAATTTGCAAACTCCCTTCGTTTGCGTTTAGCCCTGCATATTGTAAAAGCAGATGAAGCTACTGCAAAGGCCCAGGCGGAGAAAGCACTGAATCCTGCCAATGGAGGTGTGATCACTGCTAATAGTGGTAATATGGCTGTACGGGTAGGTGGTAGCTTTACCAACCCACTGGTTTATATTGACAGGAACTGGGCAGATACCCGCATAGGAGCTGACATAGCCTGTTACCTGAATGGATACAATGACCCGAGAATCAGTGCTTACCTGGGTAAGTCTACGGATAAAACTATTACTTCCCAGTACATTGGTATTCGCTCAGGTGCGGTGACCGGTTCTAATATCAAAGATGATTATATCGGTTATTCTGCGCTGGGTTCAGCATTTTCACTGACCACACCTATACAGATTATGACTGCTGCAGAAGTGTACTTCCTGCAGGCAGAAGTTGCACTGCGTGGTTGGGCAAATGCAGGTGGTAGTGCACAGGAAATGTATAACCAGGGTGTAACAACCTCTATGAACCAGTGGAATGTAGCCATTGGTAATTACCTGAGTGATGCAACGAGCACGCCAGCTGCTTATGTAGATCCTAAATTCCCGGCGAATGATAAGGCCGCACAATCTGCTATTACGATTAAATGGGATGATGCTGCGTTGTTTGATGTGAAGATGGAACGCCTGATCACACAGAAGTGGATTGCGATGTTCCCTGAGGGCCAGGAAGCATGGACAGAACATAGGAGAACAGGCTATCCTAAGCTATTCCCTGTAGCGCATAACCAGAGTGGTGGCGTGGTGAAGGATGATGAAGGCGTAAGACGCCTGCCTTATCCACAGCAGGAATATAATACGAATGCGACTGAGTTGAAAAAAGGCATTTCATTGTTAGGCGATGCTGATAATGCAGCAACACGCGTATGGTGGGATAAGAAATAG
- a CDS encoding TonB-dependent receptor, with product MKLTTFLLLVACLQISAKGLSQQISLSETKAPLKKVLKSVARQAGISIVYDEDLLATAHPVTIDVKNVPVRQVLEMALENQPFSYVVDGSRIIVKSLPETKAAADTTITVTGRITDEKGEPVPGTSIRIKDSKSGTVTDVTGFYSIKVPHGATLLVNALGFEPLSWAVTKSSMSFTLKIAQTALTETVVVGYGVQKKSVVTGAISSVRASELESQPVTRLEGALQGRTSGVTIASGSGQPGSGATVRVRGITTFNNNDPLWVVDGVVVDNGGIGYLNQYDIESIEVLKDAASQAIYGARAAAGVILVTTKKGKAGTLQVNYNGYYGTSAPARKLKLLDATQYATLRNEAAFAANPDPNKALPFADPASLGKGTDWQSLIFNNSAKRQNHEVSISGGNDKSTFYSSFGYLKQDGIVATDISKYERVNLRLNSIHKLSKYVTFGENVGYAYDKALGIGNTNSEFGGPLNSAINLDPTTPAVITDPAVAAGSPYTNVGIRRDANGNPYGISKEVGQEIINPLAYISTRLGNYNWSHNIVGNTYLEVVPIKGLKIRSTLGSKIAFWGSENFTPLSYLNSSTINTRTSFSRNQNTGYGWNLENTASYTRDIRKNSFTILLGQGAYMDNRSKATTVTYYDLPASTFGEASMNFNVASTNRVSSGSEGADHKLSSLFARVNYAYDEKYLVEAIVRRDGSSRFGANHKYGTFPSFSLGWNISKEGFWPQQNIVNFLKLRGGYGVVGNDNIGDFAYLSTIGSGRNYSFGTDGVYLIGYSPNAPSNPDLKWESTSQTNIGFEATVYNDFRVGFDWYKKVTKDILQNPRIPSYVGAISNPAANIADMQNTGVELELGYHKKLGEVELNVNGNVSYTTNKVTNLGRGISYQSGGQSFQSSSYPITRTALGQPLNSFYGFKTNGIFQTQAEVNNYVSKAGGKIQPDAKPGDFRWVDTNGDGAITELDRQFLGNPTPTWTYGGTINAAYKGVDIVVFIQGSAGNKIFQGLRRLDILNANWQTKALGRWTGPGTSNDYPRLINSDPNRNFTNPSDFYLENGSYCRIKSLQLGYSIPTSITKRAGIQKFRVYVMSENLLTFTKYTGYDPEIGGGVFSIDRGIYPQARSFMLGVNATF from the coding sequence ATGAAACTGACAACCTTTTTGTTGCTCGTAGCTTGCCTGCAGATCAGCGCAAAAGGATTATCCCAGCAAATATCCCTGTCCGAGACGAAAGCGCCCCTCAAAAAGGTGCTGAAATCAGTTGCTCGCCAGGCGGGTATCTCCATCGTTTATGATGAAGATTTGCTGGCTACGGCACATCCTGTCACTATAGATGTTAAAAATGTACCAGTACGTCAAGTCCTGGAAATGGCGCTCGAAAATCAGCCTTTCTCCTATGTAGTAGACGGCTCCCGCATTATCGTAAAAAGCCTGCCTGAAACAAAAGCCGCTGCTGATACCACCATCACCGTTACCGGCCGCATCACCGACGAAAAAGGAGAACCGGTTCCCGGCACCAGTATCCGTATCAAAGATTCTAAAAGTGGTACCGTTACCGATGTTACAGGTTTCTATTCCATCAAGGTCCCTCATGGCGCCACCCTTCTTGTGAACGCGCTGGGTTTTGAGCCTTTATCATGGGCTGTGACAAAGTCTTCTATGAGCTTTACACTGAAAATTGCACAAACTGCCCTCACCGAAACAGTCGTTGTAGGTTATGGTGTGCAAAAGAAAAGTGTTGTAACCGGCGCTATCTCCAGCGTAAGAGCTTCTGAGCTGGAAAGCCAGCCAGTTACACGTCTGGAAGGTGCACTCCAGGGCCGTACTTCCGGCGTTACTATTGCTTCAGGATCCGGTCAGCCGGGTTCAGGTGCCACTGTTCGTGTGAGAGGTATTACCACTTTCAACAACAATGACCCACTCTGGGTTGTAGATGGTGTGGTGGTTGATAATGGAGGTATCGGTTACCTGAACCAATACGATATCGAATCTATCGAAGTACTGAAAGATGCAGCATCCCAGGCTATCTATGGTGCACGTGCAGCTGCGGGTGTAATCCTGGTGACAACCAAAAAAGGTAAAGCCGGTACCCTGCAGGTAAATTACAATGGCTACTATGGTACATCTGCTCCTGCCCGCAAACTGAAGCTCCTCGATGCTACCCAGTACGCTACCCTGCGTAATGAAGCTGCTTTCGCTGCCAATCCTGATCCTAATAAAGCGCTTCCTTTCGCTGATCCTGCTTCTTTGGGCAAAGGCACAGACTGGCAATCACTTATTTTCAACAATAGTGCAAAACGTCAGAACCATGAAGTGAGTATCAGTGGTGGTAACGACAAATCTACTTTCTATTCCTCTTTCGGTTACCTGAAACAGGATGGTATCGTAGCTACCGACATCTCTAAATATGAACGTGTCAACCTGCGTCTGAACTCAATACATAAACTCTCCAAATACGTAACCTTTGGCGAAAACGTAGGTTATGCTTACGACAAGGCCCTGGGAATTGGTAATACCAACAGCGAATTTGGTGGTCCGCTCAACTCTGCTATCAACCTGGATCCAACTACCCCTGCTGTGATCACTGATCCTGCTGTTGCTGCCGGCAGCCCATATACCAATGTGGGTATCCGCCGCGATGCCAATGGTAATCCTTATGGTATTTCCAAGGAGGTAGGACAGGAGATCATAAATCCGCTGGCGTATATCTCTACACGCCTGGGTAACTATAACTGGTCTCACAACATCGTAGGTAATACCTACCTGGAAGTAGTACCAATCAAAGGTCTGAAAATTCGCTCCACACTTGGTTCTAAAATCGCGTTCTGGGGATCTGAGAATTTCACACCGCTCTCATACCTGAACTCATCTACCATCAATACACGTACTTCTTTTTCACGTAATCAGAACACCGGATATGGATGGAACCTTGAGAATACCGCCTCTTATACAAGAGATATCCGAAAGAATTCCTTCACCATCCTCCTGGGTCAGGGGGCATATATGGATAACCGTTCCAAAGCAACCACAGTTACTTATTACGATCTGCCAGCAAGCACATTCGGAGAGGCTAGCATGAATTTTAACGTAGCATCTACCAACCGTGTTTCCAGTGGTAGTGAAGGTGCTGATCACAAGCTTTCTTCACTCTTTGCCCGTGTAAATTACGCTTACGATGAAAAGTACCTGGTAGAAGCTATCGTACGTCGTGATGGATCTTCCCGCTTTGGTGCAAACCACAAATATGGTACATTCCCATCCTTTTCATTGGGTTGGAATATCTCTAAAGAAGGTTTCTGGCCACAGCAGAATATCGTAAACTTCCTCAAACTGAGAGGCGGTTACGGTGTAGTAGGTAATGATAACATCGGCGATTTCGCCTACCTGTCTACAATCGGTAGCGGCAGAAACTATTCCTTCGGTACTGATGGTGTTTACCTCATCGGTTACAGTCCCAATGCTCCTTCTAACCCTGATCTGAAATGGGAGTCCACCAGCCAGACCAACATTGGTTTTGAAGCAACCGTTTACAATGATTTCAGGGTAGGATTCGATTGGTATAAGAAGGTAACTAAAGATATCCTTCAGAATCCACGCATCCCTTCTTACGTAGGTGCAATCTCTAATCCTGCTGCGAACATTGCAGATATGCAAAACACCGGGGTTGAACTGGAGCTCGGTTACCACAAAAAACTGGGAGAAGTTGAACTGAACGTAAATGGGAACGTTTCCTACACAACTAATAAAGTAACCAACCTGGGTAGAGGTATCTCATACCAATCTGGTGGTCAGAGCTTCCAGTCTTCCAGCTATCCTATCACCCGCACTGCCCTTGGCCAGCCGTTGAACAGCTTCTATGGTTTCAAAACCAATGGTATCTTCCAGACCCAGGCAGAGGTTAATAACTATGTAAGCAAAGCAGGTGGCAAGATTCAACCAGATGCAAAACCTGGTGATTTCCGTTGGGTAGATACCAATGGTGATGGTGCAATCACAGAATTAGATCGCCAGTTCCTTGGTAATCCAACTCCAACCTGGACATATGGTGGTACTATCAATGCTGCTTACAAAGGCGTAGATATCGTAGTATTCATACAGGGGTCTGCTGGCAACAAGATCTTCCAGGGCCTTCGCCGTCTGGACATCCTCAATGCTAACTGGCAGACCAAAGCCCTTGGTCGCTGGACCGGCCCAGGTACAAGCAACGATTATCCAAGGCTGATAAATTCAGACCCTAACAGAAACTTTACCAATCCTTCTGATTTCTACCTGGAAAATGGTAGCTATTGCAGGATCAAGTCCTTACAGCTGGGTTATTCCATCCCTACCTCCATTACTAAAAGAGCGGGTATTCAGAAATTCAGAGTTTATGTAATGAGCGAGAACCTGCTCACATTCACCAAATACACCGGTTACGATCCTGAAATTGGAGGTGGTGTATTCAGTATTGACAGAGGTATTTATCCTCAGGCCAGATCTTTCATGCTGGGTGTTAATGCTACTTTCTGA